Sequence from the Rhea pennata isolate bPtePen1 chromosome 16, bPtePen1.pri, whole genome shotgun sequence genome:
gaaattctgtatTCCCAAGATTGGTAATGCCGGAAAGGAGCACTACCTTGCTGGAAAGAGGCTGCCTACCATCTATTCTTTGACATACAGGCTGCTCTTGTGAAGCTCTTTGAAACTGCAAGATTTATGTTCCTTTTCCACTTTTCATCAAAATTAATAGGGTTTTATGCAATGTCAGAAGCATTTCCTTAAAAGTCTGGATGTTGTATCTGGTCAAATAACAATGTCAACGTCATGAAGCATAAGTCCACAGTCAGTTGGCTTACATCCAAATTAAAGCACTACTTGGTCTTCAGAGAGAGGTTCTTCCAAATGACCAAGTGTTGAGATCGCACATTAAACTCTTAGCTGTGACCAACcatcaataaaaacaaatagcCTTGCAAAGTACTATAAATTCTACAGCTGCATGAATTACTTCTGTACTAAAAACAACCCAAAGGTACTTAAGTCTCTCAAATTGCTAGGAACCAAAAGACAGCAACATATTTGTCCTTTTCCCCTGTCCATCTGCATTCTATATATAACTCAGTGCCCATTTCATATTCCTCAAAGCCAGCCCTGTACCCTTGCAGCTCATGGCACATCCATGACACTTCATGAAACTAGGAATTAACTTCATTTTGCAATGCCTTCCGTGAGTCAGCAGCAAGGCtagcttttctctctccactcCCTAGACTGGAAACAGCTGCACCACTTTCCTTCATCCTTCCCAGGCCTAGGCATTTACCAAGCGCCATAAACAAAAACCAGAACAGGCACCACTTGATCTTTTGCCACTTAACTAAACGCAGATTTAGTATTTTGCAATCTGCTCTAGCCTATTATAACACATCACTGCTTGCTACAAACTCTGACTACTTCAGGAAGAATAATCTTACTACTTCTAGCAAGTAGGAGTGTATATACAGAGTTTAAGACTCTTAACACTACAGCAGACATGCACTATTCAGTTTAAGATGATCACCATTTCAGGATTCAATGTCCTACATTTAGGATCGATTCCATACTAAACTATGCTGAAAATGTTTCACTATTTGTGGATGATGTCTAACAACTGCTTAAATATCACCTGGCACCTTTTAATCTTGACCTCCTACtaagttttgaaaatgctgataaagaattaaatacaagaaaagcatGCATCTCATGAAAGTATCAAACTTCTCAAAGGAGATCATGAAACATTTACCTCTGCTAGTTCAAGGATTTTCCCCAGTAAAGTATTACTATTTAGTGCAATGAAATGTCATAATTAGAATAGCAGAAATGTGTTGTCTTGATTTAACCTAGTATTCTGTTCctactaaaaattaaatatcagaaaatcCCACTGAGAAACAGAGGAACAAGATGTACATCAGTTCTACGTCTTTTAATACATCCTGTAGCATACAAGCTTATTTGCAGCTGAACAGAACATTTGATGGTGAGGACTATTTAGAATTCCTATTAATATTCCAGATGGTCCAAAGTTTCCCTGTAAATCAGCAGAAAAGCTCATTTCACACCCTAGTTAATTAGCCTGTTTGGATTGCTCTGATGAGCTAACAATATATGTTCCATATCAGAGACCCAAGAGAACAAAAGCTCTGGAGGAACTTTATATCCCTCTTCAAAATTTAGAGCTTACATGCCTAATTCCCCAAATAAGGGGTTTGCTGAAAttagtttttatatttaaatcaacTGAATCTGATAAAATGGGGAGAACAGCCTAATACTCTCTACGGTTTTGGGGACTTGGGGGGGAGGTGCACTTAATCCTCTTCCATTCACCTTCCTTTGTAatgtaataaaacatttatctaGGAAGGAGATACAGTACCTTCTACTGTAGAGCTGGTTACTTGGCCATTGCTAGATCCACAAGAACTGTAAATTGATCCAGAGCTATATGGCTCATAAGGTTTGAGAACAGTCAGTACGTTAGGAGAATCAACATCATCTGAATTCAGAAGCCCTTGTTTGGTTGGCAAAACAGAGGACGAAGGTTTGGTGCGAGAACATTCCTGAGGTAGCAGATTTGCATATCTGTTTGCAACACGAAATCTGCTCATTTCGTATCTTCTGTAATTAGCCATTGCAGAGTCAATATGTTCAACAGCTAACACATTAGGTTTCATTCTTTTAGATGATGTTTCACCATACTCTAGATTTACATTGCCCACAGATTTACCACCAAGATAGTCTCTTCCTCGATGACAAGACCAGGCAGATTCATTTAGGTGAGAGTCGAGAGCCCCACTCATACTGCTGCTGACTACACCAGACTGAGACACTGGGACACTgagagcttttattttagattcAGGTCTTTTTGCTCTGTCCAATACTGGAGAGATACTGGAACTGGAGTGCATTTCTTGCTGAGGTTGTCTATAGTTATTTGCCTGAGCTCCAACATTACTTTGCTGCTTATGAAACTTGAGGTTACTTGGGGCTGTGCTGCTTGAGTCAGTCACTGAAAAGAGAGGGACTTTGTTCTGTGGAGGGTGACACTGTTTAGCTTTCCCTGTTTGCAACAGCTTTTGTTGTGTAGATGGGGAAGCCTTATTTTTATGAGGATTAAAAGACAGAGGAAGCACATCTTTACCaagcagagctggagggcaTCCAGTGCGTCTGGCTTTAGCTAGAGCCTTGTTTCTATAGCCATTTTTGTTAACGGTGTCAGGATTGTATTTGTGCATCAGCCTCTGGTGTATCATTAGGACTTCTGGGTAAAATGTTCGGTAAGTACAAAACGGGCAGGTGCTGGGTGCTAGCAGGCCTCTAGCAGTTGAAACCACTGAACATTCTTGTGAAGTCCCAATAGATAAGTTCAAAGGCTTTTCTTGAGAGTCCACCATATGTTTGTGTTTGTAGTTTTCTGTGCACTCTCGCACatcattcacattttttccatcctttaAAGCACAAACATACTGGACATCATCTCCCTCTGACGCCACAgaagcctctctctctctcttatgaGGATCAGTGGGCTGAGcttcctttgtttccttctcaGCCTTTACTTTTTCCAGGTAAGGAGTGAACACATTCTCGTGAATTTGATTTGAACTGTTACAAACTGAACCTTTGTTTGATTCCCTAGGATCACTTTTCATTCTTAACAGGACTGTGCTGCCTATTGCATTATTCAAGGATAgaatttccttttgctgctttgcaggTGGGCAGCCCTCAGCATCTTTGGCACCATCAAAAAGCCTCTTCAAATTTTTGGTTTCTTGAGCACCATCAGCAGCCAGCAAGAGCTCCGTCTCCTGACTCTGTAACGAAactttgctgtcatttttcacGTCTGCTGCACTATCAACTTGCTTGTCCTTGTGATGCCTCTCTAAATGATACCTCAATGaagttttctgtgctgctgcataCTCACAGAATTCACATTTGTACGGTTTTTCACCTGAAACACAGTTTTATCAGTGAATAAGTTTGATACAATTTGATTTGAAGTCTTGAATACAGTTAAAGACAACAAGGGAATAatctagattttaaaacaataaaatggatttttcctctttccccttccacATACTAATAATTCCCAAACTCATCTAAATCATTTAAAGTAGTACATCTTACTAATATTGCTAACTACAGTGACATCTTCTGGTTATGATGAAGATATTTTCCACACATTCCCTATGTATGGAGATGGTAGCTGACAATATGTTTGGCAGAGATAAGCAAGAAGTATAGCTGTAGGTCAACTCCAACAATTTGTAGCCCTTGATCATACCACAAGTATGCTATTCAGCAACACAAATGCTACAGTTCATCTATAAATAGAgctgtttcaaaagaaacagggaCATACATTAACAAAAGTAGAAAGCATTTGCCTggataaggaaaacaaaagttgaactgaaaaacagacaCAGCTTTTTCCCAGGTAGCAGCAACTGGCAGGCAATCGACTTAATACTTGGCAATTagttttaaaacctttttgTTTGACTgcttaaagcaaaaagaataagTTCCAAAATTCAGTAAATACTGTTAAAAGTACAACACACTTAGCCCTATTTGAAAAGATTTACATTATGTAAATAATGAATCCCTATTTAGAAACTGCAATTCCAACTGTTTCAGCAATAAAGCATTATTCTTAATTTAACATAATTTTGAAggtaacttctgtttttcttgagcAAAACCAAATGTTCCATCCAGTTGGATTCAGCAGACCTTTCCCCTCCCACAAAGTTGAAGCCCATTTACCTGTATGAGTTCTGAGATGAATATTGAGGTAATAATTTGAGCGAAAATACTTTCCACAATAGCTGCATTCTCTGGAGGCTCCAAGGTTTTTAACTTTTGCTCTTTCCAAAccatcttcatttttatctttgggaaaaaatatagCTATATTATGAAGAGCAAACGCAAGTTTGGAGTCCCATTTAAAGTTATAAGCAACTATCTTAGGTGTCATTATTAGGAAAAAGCAGAGTGAGGGACTGTCGTCAACTCCTTCTACAGGCCTGTGTCTTTGCTCTGCACTTCCGCACGCAGAGAGCAGAAGACTTAAAATTTCCATCTGTGTCAAGTATCACTGGTTAGCAGCTGTAATGAAGAAGCTCCAGAGAACAAACAAGATGCAAAACTAGGcttcaaagaacaaaaactatTACAGTATCTTTAATGACCCACAGGAACCGAAAAGAGAACAGTATCGCAAAAATTTGTACATCTTATGAACTATATTCTTATCTTAAAAGGAACATTTCAATTAGAAAGTGTGATGAATCAGACCGTAGAAGTGCTCTGTGCaccacagcaaaacacagaggGGAAGGAAGCTGGGGAGGAAGACAGGCCTTTATTTTTGTACTAGTCCAAGGACTGTTGTGCTTGCAGAACAACATCCTTAGCTTTAATCAATAATCTTGTTTCACTAGAAGTGTTAAATGCTGATGTTTTGGCAAATACAGCAGGAGGGAAGTGCTGGTGTTGCTAGTTCTGCGAAACATTTTCCAGGAACAAATTCACGGTTTAAAAATGGTTTCATGTAAGTGTAAGCAGCAATAGTTACCACTAGAGGGTGGCAAGCACAGCATAATGTCTAACAAGAAAGGGCAGAAAGTTTATACACAACACACTACTCAAATTAACATGATTTCTTCGGCAGATTGAATTGAAAAAGTGTTGCCACAACGTAAGTAAAATATCCAAGTCCAAGCTGACTAGAAAGCTACAgtaggagaagaaaggaagaagttttGCTTGACTGGTATTAGTTAAATACCAAGAAATCAGTCAAATAGATGGCATAAAACAGTTCTCAGAAGCTCGTGTGCTGGAAAGCTTCTATTCTGTAAATGCTAAGCATGGCTAAGCTACAGCTAAGACAAGCCATAGCTGTTTCAAACGAGCAGATGATAAAAGTCCCAATAAGCATGACTCAGCATCTCACAATAAAAGCAGTTGTTGCTTAGGATAAGACACTACAAAGCAAACAAGCTAACATTAGGTAataactttattcctttgttaCTGGAGGCAAAATAAAGGCCTGCACGTTACCAGAAATGGAAGTCAGCCGTGTGTGCCAGGACATTCTGTACATTATGCCTTTTCTTGAGATTGTGTAAGTGTCTGTTCTCCAAATGCAGCCCCAAAGTATGTCTCACCCACCGGTGCAAGACTAGCTAGaactttttgctattttgtttaGTACCCAGACCTGTAACTTATTTTCCAAGTGAGGAAGCATTTAGGATCAAAACCACATGTTTTTCTAAGACAGTGCGTTCTGCGGGATTAACTTTGAATCTCAAACAGGCCTACTTTGGTAAAGAGAAGCGTTACCACACCCTTCAAAGAGGAGGAGTTATATACACCTTTTACAC
This genomic interval carries:
- the ZNF217 gene encoding zinc finger protein 217 isoform X1, whose translation is MPTQPLLAYMDGPDGIASTVGAQMENNDASMTIKGTNTISYKSLQEKFLMQAEGCIPLDCMFCDESFKHPEELGKHVLTQHRPTLCEPTVLRVEAEYLSRLDKCQVRTNLSLPNNEKDSEELSCEVCGQTFDEAFDVEAHMKKHKDSFTYWCNVCGRRFKEPWFLKNHMRTHTGKPGSRNKLQQGSESPVTINEVVQEHVTENVTSPYKICMVCGFLFLNKETLIEHSKVHTKESVSSGESPQVTGESNREEASQREEFLRFLNLRPNLVPENDKSQKPVKWIAELDPFNTYQAWQLATKGKVAVGHGQIKEPGQEGSTDNDDSSSDKEELGEIWNANKGNQTETTGKSKVSKNSSYTGNGNLSQDKLKHPGGEVPSMEMDSKLSQNKEKPTHCSECGKAFRTYHQLVLHSRVHKRDRRTDGETSAASRTCCADIIVSLDENGTVERMEGGSEDGSEDGLPETLNLDKNEDGLERAKVKNLGASRECSYCGKYFRSNYYLNIHLRTHTGEKPYKCEFCEYAAAQKTSLRYHLERHHKDKQVDSAADVKNDSKVSLQSQETELLLAADGAQETKNLKRLFDGAKDAEGCPPAKQQKEILSLNNAIGSTVLLRMKSDPRESNKGSVCNSSNQIHENVFTPYLEKVKAEKETKEAQPTDPHKREREASVASEGDDVQYVCALKDGKNVNDVRECTENYKHKHMVDSQEKPLNLSIGTSQECSVVSTARGLLAPSTCPFCTYRTFYPEVLMIHQRLMHKYNPDTVNKNGYRNKALAKARRTGCPPALLGKDVLPLSFNPHKNKASPSTQQKLLQTGKAKQCHPPQNKVPLFSVTDSSSTAPSNLKFHKQQSNVGAQANNYRQPQQEMHSSSSISPVLDRAKRPESKIKALSVPVSQSGVVSSSMSGALDSHLNESAWSCHRGRDYLGGKSVGNVNLEYGETSSKRMKPNVLAVEHIDSAMANYRRYEMSRFRVANRYANLLPQECSRTKPSSSVLPTKQGLLNSDDVDSPNVLTVLKPYEPYSSGSIYSSCGSSNGQVTSSTVEGKRSVSYQHLPNSMLQKRSYESLIGNAHFRPSDKKT
- the ZNF217 gene encoding zinc finger protein 217 isoform X2, which produces MPTQPLLAYMDGPDGIASTVGAQMENNDASMTIKGTNTISYKSLQEKFLMQAEGCIPLDCMFCDESFKHPEELGKHVLTQHRPTLCEPTVLRVEAEYLSRLDKCQVRTNLSLPNNEKDSEELSCEVCGQTFDEAFDVEAHMKKHKDSFTYWCNVCGRRFKEPWFLKNHMRTHTGKPGSRNKLQQGSESPVTINEVVQEHVTENVTSPYKICMVCGFLFLNKETLIEHSKVHTKESVSSGESPQVTGESNREEASQREEFLRFLNLRPNLVPENDKSQKPVKWIAELDPFNTYQAWQLATKGKVAVGHGQIKEPGQEGSTDNDDSSSDKEELGEIWNANKGNQTETTGKSKVSKNSSYTGNGNLSQDKLKHPGGEVPSMEMDSKLSQNKEKPTHCSECGKAFRTYHQLVLHSRVHKRDRRTDGETSAASRTCCADIIVSLDENGTVERMEGGSEDGSEDGLPETLNLGEKPYKCEFCEYAAAQKTSLRYHLERHHKDKQVDSAADVKNDSKVSLQSQETELLLAADGAQETKNLKRLFDGAKDAEGCPPAKQQKEILSLNNAIGSTVLLRMKSDPRESNKGSVCNSSNQIHENVFTPYLEKVKAEKETKEAQPTDPHKREREASVASEGDDVQYVCALKDGKNVNDVRECTENYKHKHMVDSQEKPLNLSIGTSQECSVVSTARGLLAPSTCPFCTYRTFYPEVLMIHQRLMHKYNPDTVNKNGYRNKALAKARRTGCPPALLGKDVLPLSFNPHKNKASPSTQQKLLQTGKAKQCHPPQNKVPLFSVTDSSSTAPSNLKFHKQQSNVGAQANNYRQPQQEMHSSSSISPVLDRAKRPESKIKALSVPVSQSGVVSSSMSGALDSHLNESAWSCHRGRDYLGGKSVGNVNLEYGETSSKRMKPNVLAVEHIDSAMANYRRYEMSRFRVANRYANLLPQECSRTKPSSSVLPTKQGLLNSDDVDSPNVLTVLKPYEPYSSGSIYSSCGSSNGQVTSSTVEGKRSVSYQHLPNSMLQKRSYESLIGNAHFRPSDKKT